A DNA window from Hordeum vulgare subsp. vulgare chromosome 1H, MorexV3_pseudomolecules_assembly, whole genome shotgun sequence contains the following coding sequences:
- the LOC123448354 gene encoding ras-related protein Rab7-like, which produces MAMAPRRRTLLKVIVLGDSGVGKTSLMNQYVNKKFSQQYKATIGADFLTKEVLIEDRLVTLQIWDTAGQERFQSLGVAFYRGADCCVLVYDVNAKRTFNTLGTWHDEFINQAGPSDPKQFPFILVGNKVDLDSGSRRVVPEKKAKDWCVAKGDIPYFETSAKDDCNVDTAFLCIAKLALEHEHDQDIYFNSVAEQGPKPEGQTSGCAC; this is translated from the exons ATGGCGATGGCGCCGAGGAGGCGGACGCTGCTCAAGGTCATCGTCCTCGGCGACAGCGG GGTCGGGAAGACGTCGCTGATGAACCA GTATGTGAACAAGAAATTCAGCCAGCAGTACAAGGCGACCATCGGCGCCGACTTCCTCACCAAGGAGGTCCTCATCGAGGACAGGCTCGTCACCTTGCAG ATATGGGATACGGCAGGGCAGGAGAGGTTCCAGAGCCTCGGCGTGGCCTTCTACAGGGGAGCCGACTGCTGCGTGCTGGTCTACGACGTCAATGCCAAAAGAACCTTCAATACGCTCGGTACCTGGCACGACGAGTTCATCAACCAA GCTGGCCCATCAGACCCGAAGCAGTTTCCCTTCATTTTGGTCGGGAACAAGGTCGATCTGGACTCTGGGAGCAGACGAGTG GTTCCCGAGAAGAAAGCAAAGGACTGGTGCGTCGCCAAGGGCGACATtccctactttgaaacctcggccAAGGACGACTGCAATGTCGACACTGCTTTCCTGTGCATCGCCAAGCTTGCCTTGGAGCATGAGCACGATCAAGACAT CTACTTCAATTCAGTTGCAGAACAAGGCCCTAAACCTGAAGGACAGACGAGCGGATGCGCGTGCTAG
- the LOC123448360 gene encoding probable aldehyde dehydrogenase yields the protein MSRLVSRRHVAAAAALRRSPAAFASRWLHTPAFATVSPEEISGSSPAEVQNFVQGKWIKPANWNWIVDPLNGEKFIKVGEVQGSEIKPFVESLSKCPKHGLHNPLRAPERYLMYGDISTKAAHMLGQPEVLDFFAKLVQRVSPKSYQQALLEVQVSQKFLENFCGDQVRFLARSFAVPGNHVGQMSNGYRWPFGPVAIITPFNFPLEIPLLQLMGALYMGNKPVLKVDSKVSIVMEQMIRLLHECGLPAEDVDFINSDGITMNKLLLEANPKMTLFTGSSRVAEKLAADLQGRIKLEDAGFDWKILGPDVQEVDYISWVCDQDAYACSGQKCSAQSMLFMHKNWSSSGLLEKMKKLSERRKLEDLTIGPVLTVTTSTMIEHMNNLLKIPGSKVLFGGEPLENHSIPEIYGAFKPTAVFVPLVEILKSDNFELVTKEIFGPFQVVTEYSEDQLELVLEACERMNAHLTAAVVSNDKLFLQEVLGKSVNGTTYAGIRARTTGAPQNHWFGPAGDPRGAGIGTPEAIKLVWSCHREIIYDIGPLPKNWALPSAT from the exons ATGAGCCGCCTCGTTTCCCGGCGGCacgtcgccgccgccgcggccCTCCGGCGGTCCCCCGCCGCGTTCGCTTCCAG GTGGCTGCACACGCCGGCATTTGCGACGGTGTCCCCCGAGGAGATCTCTGGTTCAAGCCCCGCCGAAGTGCAGAATTTTG TGCAGGGAAAGTGGATAAAGCCTGCTAACTGGAACTGGATAGTCGATCCTTTAAATGGCGAAAAATTTATCAAAGTTGGTGAGGTTCAGGGATCTGAAATAAAG CCATTTGTGGAGAGTTTATCTAAATGCCCAAAGCATGGACTTCACAACCCACTTAGAGCTCCAGAGAG GTATCTCATGTATGGAGATATATCTACAAAAGCTGCACACATGCTTGGTCAACCTGAG GTCTTAGATTTCTTTGCTAAGCTTGTTCAAAGGGTTTCTCCGAAGAGCTATCAGCAAGCTCTTTTGGAAGTTCAAGTTTCTCAAAAATTCTTGGAGAACTTCTGTGGAGATCAG GTACGCTTTCTGGCTCGGTCATTTGCTGTACCTGGAAATCATGTTGGACAAATGAGTAATGGCTATCGTTGGCCATTTGGCCCG GTTGCAATAATCACACCATTCAATTTCCCATTGGAGATTCCCTTACTGCAACTGATGGGTGCACTTTATATGGGAAATAAACCAGTTCTCAAAGTTGACAGCAAAGTTAGCATTGTGATGGAACAAATGATCAGGTTGCTTCATGAGTGTGGGTTGCCTGCAGAGGACGTGGACTTCATAAATTCTGATGGTATCACAATGAACAAGCTGCTATTGGAG GCAAATCCAAAAATGACCCTCTTCACTGGGAGCTCACGTGTGGCAGAGAAACTGGCTGCTGATTTACAAGGCCGAATCAAGTTGGAAGATGCTGGTTTTGATTGGAAAATTCTTGGTCCAGATGTTCAAGAG GTTGATTATATTTCATGGGTTTGCGACCAGGATGCTTACGCTTGCAGTGGTCAGAAGTGCTCTGCCCAGTCTATGCTATTCATGCACAAG AATTGGTCGTCTAGTGGGCTACTTGAGAAAATGAAGAAACTTTCTGAAAGGAGGAAGCTTGAAGATTTGACAATTGGCCCAGTCCTTACT GTTACAACATCAACCATGATAGAGCACATGAACAACCTTCTCAAAATACCAGGATCAAAGGTTCTATTTGGTGGTGAACCTTTGGAGAACCACTCCATCCCAGAAATATATGGTGCCTTCAAGCCTACTGCTGTGTTTGTCCCACTAGTGGAGATTCTAAAAAGCGATAACTTTGAGCTTGTGACGAAGGAGATATTTGGTCCTTTCCAG GTGGTTACAGAATACTCCGAGGATCAACTTGAATTGGTATTAGAAGCCTGCGAGAGGATGAATGCGCATCTGACAGCTGCAGTAGTTTCAAACGACAAATTATTCCTGCAG GAAGTACTCGGGAAATCAGTTAACGGTACGACGTATGCTGGAATTCGAGCAAGGACCACTGGCGCTCCACAGAACCACTG GTTTGGTCCTGCCGGTGACCCAAGAGGCGCGGGGATTGGCACTCCAGAAGCCATCAAACTCGTCTGGTCTTGCCACAGGGAGATCATATATGACATTGGTCCCTTGCCCAAGAACTGGGCACTTCCTTCGGCTACATGA